The window GCCTTTGCGCAGAACCCGATCCCGCCCGCTTACGATCCCGCCTGGCGCTTCCCGGAATCAAATCGATTGGGCGAGGAATGGCTGACGCTGACCGAGGGGATTCACACCATCGGGCACCAGAGTGACAGTTTTCACTTCGACAACGAGAAGCCCGCGCATCGCGCACTGGTCGGGCCGGTCAAGCTGGCCCGCAATCTCGTCACCAACGGCGAATGGCTGCAATTCATGGAAGCCGGCGGCTACGCCACGCCGACGCTGTGGCTGATGGACGGCTTTGCCGCCGCGACCAACGAGGAATGGCAGGCGCCCGGGCACTGGCGCAAGATCGACGGCGAATGGCAGATCATGACGCTGGGCGGCTTGAAGCCGATCGATCCGGCGGCGCCGGTCTGTCACGTCAGCTACTACGAAGCTGATGCTTATGCGCGCTGGAGCGGCAAGCATCTGCCCACCGAAATGGAATGGGAAGTCGCCGCCCGCGCTGGAGGGCTCAACGACGCCTTCGGCATCGTCTGGCAGTGGACCCGCAGTTCCTACGCCGCCTATCCCGGCTACCGCGCCATCGAAGGCGCGCTCGGTGAATACAACGGCAAGTTCATGGTCAACCAGCTGGTGCTGCGCGGCTCATCGCTTGCAACTCCCGAAGGCCACAGCCGTATCTCATACCGCAATTTCTTTTATCCCCATCACCGCTGGCAATTCACCGGACTCCGGCTTGCCGATTATGGCGGCTGACTTCTTCCAATTCACGGCGCTGCGAAGGCGTTGAGGAGACTGATATGAATGTACATGCCCCGTTGGCACAGGCGCCGCTTGATGAACAGACGTCGGCCTTCGCCGATGATGTGACCGAAGCGCTGTCGCAGCATCCGAAAAAGCTGTCGCCAAAATATTTCTATGATGCGGCGGGCTCGGAGCTGTTCGAGCAGATCACGCTGCTGCCGGAATATTACCCGACCCGCACCGAACTCGATATTCTTCGCGCGCGCGGAGCGGACATCAAGGCGATCATTCCGAAGAACGCGGCCCTGGTCGAATTCGGCGCCGGCGCCACCACCAAGGTGCGGCTATTGCTCAACGAATGCGACTTCGGCGCTTACGTGCCGGTCGATATTTCCGGCGATTTCCTGAACGCGCAGGCAGCTGAACTCCGCACGGATTTCCCTGATCTGAACGTGTTTCCGGTCACCGCCGATTTCACCGCGCCGTTCGAATTGCCGGATGCCGGCAAGGCGATGCCGAAGGTCGGCTTCTTCCCGGGCTCGACGCTCGGCAATTTCGAGCCGCACGAGGCCTGCGGTTTTCTGCGCAGCGCCCGCGCCATTCTCGGCCAGGGCGCCTTGATGCTGATCGGCATCGATCTGGAGAAGGACGAGCGGCTGTTGCATGCCGCCTACAACGATGCCGCGGGGGTCACCGGGCGCTTCAACATGAATGTGCTGGTGCGGATCAACCGCGAACTCGGCGGCAATTTCGACCTGTCGGCGTTCGCGCATCGCGCGATCTACAATCGGGAGCGCCACCGCATCGAGATGCACCTGATCAGCAAGAAGCCGCAGACCGTGCGCGTGCTCGGCCGCAGCTTCACCTTCCGTGCCGGCGAAAGCATCCACACCGAGAGCAGCTACAAATACAGCCTCGAGCGTTTTGCGGCTCTGGCAAAAGGCTCCGGCTGGACGCCGAAGGCGTCCTGGACCGACGCCGACAAGCAATTCTCGGTTCACGCGCTGGTGGCATCGGAGTGAGCGGCGTTCGAGCCCAGTGACCACGCTTCCCAGACCGCGACCACGAGCATGATCAGCGTTGTCGCCGCGGATAACATCAGCGGCGACAGCGCGTGAGCAAACGGGATCAGGACCGCCAGCGCCGCGATCCCGACCAGATGCGACAATTGCCAGCGGCCGCGCACGCTCAGCTTGAACAGCAGCATCCCGACCAGAAACAGCAGTGGTCCGCCGATCATGGTGATCGCCGCCTTGATGTCGGTGTGACCATCGGGATGCGCCAGCAGCACCTCGTCGCCAACAGCGGATATGACGATGCCCGCGACGATCGGCAGATGCAGGTAGGTGTAAGCGAGCCGCGCCAGCCGGCCGGGATCTTCGGAATGCGAAATGCGTTCGGAGCCGAACTCCGCGCCGATATGGAAATACACCCACCACATCGCGATACTGCCGATGGTCGCCACCGCAAACGCCACCATCGTGGTGGCGGTCCAGGCGATATCGGCAAAGGTCGCGCCGGTAACGACGATGGATTCACCGAGCGCGATGATGATGAAGCCGGCACAGCGCTCGGCCATATGGCCGCCCTCGACGTCCCAGTCGGCTGTCGCAGAAGCGCCGAGGACCGGCACCCAGAACAGCGACACCGGCCCGGCATATTCGATCAAAAGCGCCGCGATCCACAGCGCGAGCCGCGCCTGATCTTCCGCGAACCCGCCGGCAATCCAGAACACGCCACTGACTGACAGCCAGATCAGGATGCGCAGGAAATTCCGCCGCAGGTTTTCATGGGCCGCCGGAAGCGACCAGGTGAAAAATGCGGTGCGGCCGACCTGCATCGCCGCGAAGGCCACCGCGAAAGCAAGGCCGCGACCCTCGAACGCTTTCGGAATGGAAGTGGACAGCAGCAGTCCCGCGATCATCAGCACGAACAGCATCAGCCGCACGGCGGTCTGTTCGGGGTCGAGCCAGTTGGTGATCCAGGAGGTGTAGACCCACACCCACCACACCGCGAGCATCAGGATCGTGCTCTGCAGCGCGCCGAGCGGGGTAAAATGCGCCAGCAGGAAGTGCGAGATCTGGGTGATGGCAAACACGAACACCAGATCGAAAAACAGCTCGGCGTTGGTGACGCGGTTGTGCGCATGGGGCTTGCGCTCGCGCAGCAACTTTCCGGTGTGCCCGATCTGCGCCAAAGCCACCCCTTGGCCGGATCAGGCTTCCGGCACGCCGGTTTGCAGCGCCAGCGCGTGCAGCACGCCGCCCATCTGACCCTTCAGCGACTGATAAACGATCTGGTGCTGCGCAACGCGGGATTTGCCGCGGAACGATTCCGAGATGACGGTGGCCGCGTAATGGTCGCCGTCGCCGGCCAGATCGCGGATCGTCACCTCCGCATCGGGAATCGCGGCCTTGATCATGGTCTCGATATCGTGGGCGTCCATCGGCATTCAAAAGTCTCCAGAATATCGCTCGAATCGCGGTCCGCGGCGCCGCGCCGGATGCCTGAGCCTAACGCGGACGCCGCATGGCGTCACGGTTTTCCAATGATATATCCCTCGCCCGCCCCTTTTAAAGGCCGCTGACATCGCACATCTGATGGGCAGCATCCGACCGCGCAACGAGGGTTTGACCATGAAGCTCCCCGGCCCCGACCATCCCATCACCATCACGCCCAGCCCGAAGCACGTTCGCGTCCTGGCCGGCGATATCGTGATCGCCGACACCACCCAGGCCCTGACGCTGAAAGAGGCCAGCTATCCCGCCGTGCTGTACATTCCCCGTGCCGACGCCAACCTGAAGCTGGTGGCGCGCACCGACCGGGTGACGCATTGCCCCTACAAGGGCGACGCCAACTATTACAGCATCAATGCCGGCGGCAAGGTGCTGGAAAATGCGATCTGGACCTATGAGACGCCGTTTCCGGCGATGACCGAAATCAAGGACTATCTGGCGTTCTATCCGGACAAGGTCAGGATCGAGGAAGTGCCGGGCTGATTGCCGACGGCCGGATCACCCCCTATTATTTCCATATGTGCGATCTCTTGGGCATGGGTGCTCGAGGGTATCGGGTGCATCGCGCCGTAGCCGTAAGGTTTGTCGATCCAAATGTCAGACCGCAACGCCGCGCTGGACCGGGCCCGGACCTTCATCACCCTGCTGGTGCTGGCGAACCATGCGGTGGTCGCCTACACCGCCTTCGGCCGCTTCTACCCGAACCATTATTTGTGGTCGTCGGCGCCCATCGTCGACAGCCAGCGCTGGATCGGCTTCAACGTCCTGACGCTGTTCAACGACGCCTTCTTCATGTGCCTGATGTTCCTGCTGTCCGGGCTGTTCGTCTGGCCCAGCTTGCAGCGCAAGGGCGTCGGTAACTTTTTGCGCGACCGCGCCTTCCGGCTCGGCCTGCCTTTCCTGGCGCTGATCTTCATCCTGATGCCGATCGCCTATTACGCCTCGTTCAAGCTCTCCAGCACCAAGCTCGGCTTCATCGACTTCTGGCTGGGCAATTTCAGGCAGGGCATCTGGTTCGACGGACCCGGCTGGTTCATCTGGTTTCTGCTGTTTCTCGATCTGCTGGCGATCCCTGTCTTCTACTTCGCGCCCGGCCTGATCGACGCCATCAACAGGCTGTCGCTGAAATCCTTCCAGCGCCCGGCGCTGTTCGCCGGCGCCCTCGCGATCGTCTCTGTCATCGCTTACGTGCCACTGCTGTTTCAGGTCGGCGCGGTCCGCTGGTTCAACTGGGGGCCGCTGCAGGTGCAGCTCAGCCGCGTCGTGCTGTATGGGGTGTTCTTCTTTGCCGGCATGGGCATCGGCGCCGCCCATCTCGATCAGGGCCTGCTGGCAAAGACCGGCGCGCTGGCGCGGCGCTGGTTTGTCTGGGTCATCGCCGCCGCGGTGTCGTTCGGCGCGCTGGCTTTTCTGGTGAATTTCCGGCGGATGCGGCTGAGCAATCTGCCGGGCGCGCCGCCGTTCTGGTGGCAGAGCAGCTACGGCGTGATCTACGCGCTGGCCTGCGTCGCGATCTGCCTGGCGGTGCTGGCGCTGTTCCTGCGCTTCGGCCAGGGCAACAAGAGCATCTTCGATCCCGTGCGCGACGACGCCTATGGCATCTATGTCGTGCACTACATTTTCGTGCTGTGGCTGCAATACGCCCTGCTCGACGCGCCGATGTCGGCGATCCCGAAGGCGCTGATTGTGTTCGTGGGAACGCTTGCGCTGAGCTGGGGCGTGACGAAGGGATTGCGCGCGATCCCGGGCGCGAAGCGGGTGCTGTAGGAAATGTAGTTGCGCGGACGCGATGGCTTCCCTCCCCCTTGCGGGGAGGGTCGGCCGAACGAAGCAATGCGCAGCATTGCTGAAGTGGAGGCCGGGGTGGGGGTACCGCGGGCTCGGAGTGCGTGGCACCCCCACCCGACCGCGCTCCGCGCGGCCACCCTCCCCGCAAGGGGGAGGGAAAGCAGGCGCGCCGCGCGTTACGACGCTTTGCCGGCCATGTAGTTCGGCAGCCAGCTTTCATGCGCGTGGTGCAGCGCCTTGACGTGCACGGCGCGCTCATTGGCGATGGCGACCTCAACGCCGCCGGTGACGCCGATCTGCACGCAGGGCACTTCGACGGCCTTCAGCTTGGTCAGCACGCTCAGCAGCGCGCTTTCCGGCACGGTGACGACGTAGCGCGCCTGATCCTCGCCGTACCACCAGGCATGCGGCACGACCGCTTCCGGCGCGGCATCGAGCTTGGCGCCGATGCCTGAGGCGATCGCCATCTCGGTGAGCGCGATCAGCAAGCCGCCGTCGGAGACGTCGTGCACGGCGGTGGCGGTGCCCGCGTGGATCATGCCGCGCACCACATCGCCGTTGCGTTTCTCGGTGGCGAGATCGACCGGGGGCGGCGCGCCCTCTTCGCGGCCGCAGATGTCGCGTAAGTAAACCGACTGGCCGAGCCAGCCTTCGGTCGCGCCAATCAAGAGGATCGCTTCGCCCTCGGCCTTGAAGGCCAGGGTCGCGGATTTGGTGAAATCATCGAGCACCCCGACGCCGCCGATCGACGGGGTCGGCAGGATGCCGCGGCCGTTGGTCTCGTTGTAGAGCGAGACGTTGCCGGACACGACCGGGAAGTCCAGCGCGGTGCAGGCTTCCGCAATGCCCTTCAGGCAGCCGACGAACTGGCCCATGATCTCGGGCCGTTCGGGATTGCCGAAATTCAGATTGTCGGTGATCGCCAGCGGCTTGCCGCCGACGGCAGTGATGTTGCGCCAGGCTTCGGCGACGGCCTGCTTGCCGCCCTGATACGGATCGGCCTCACAATAGCGCGGCGTCACATCGACCGTCATCGCGAGGCCCTTGGGGCCATCCTCGATGCGCACCACGGCGGCATCGCCGCCGGGGCGCTGCACGGTGTTGCCGAGAATGACGTGGTCGTATTGCTCCCAGACCCAGCGCTTCGAGCACAGCTCCGGCGTCGCGATCAGCTTTTCCAGCGCGTCGGCAATCGACAGCGGCGCCGCGATGTCGCGGGCGTGGATCACCGGCAGAACAGGCGACGGCACATGCGGGCGATCGTACAGCGGCGCTTCGTCGCCCAATTCCTTGATCGGCAGGTCGACCATCACTTCGCCGCCATGCTTGACGACGAAACGCATGGTCGGCGTGGTGTAGCCGACGATGGCGAAATCGAGTCCCCACTTCTTGAAGATTTCCTCGGCCTGCTTTTCCTTCTCCGGCTTCAGCACCATGAGCATGCGCTCCTGGCTCTCCGACAGCATCATCTCATAGGCGCTCATGCCGGGCTCGCGGGTCGGCACGGTGTCGAGATTGAGCTCGACGCCGAGGTCGCCCTTGGCGCCCATCTCCACCGCGGAACAGGTCAGGCCGGCTGCGCCCATGTCCTGGATCGCGATCACGCAATCGGCGGCCATGATCTCCAGGCAGGCTTCCAGCAGCAGTTTTTCGGCGAAGGGATCGCCGACCTGCACGGTCGGGCGCTTCTCGGCGGAATCCTCGTCGAATTCGGCCGACGCCATCGAGGCGCCATGGATGCCGTCGCGGCCGGTCTTGGAGCCCAGATAGACGATCGGCATGTTGACGCCGGAGGCCGCCGCCAGAAAGATCTTGTCGGCATCGGCCAGGCCGACCGCCATGGCGTTGACCAGGTTGTTGCCGTCATAGCGGGTGTGGAAACGCATCTGCCCGCCCACCGTGGGCACGCCGAACGAATTGCCGTAGCCGCCGACGCCGGCGACGACGCCGGAGACGAGATGCCGGGTCTTGGGATGCTCCGGCGCACCGAAGGACAGCGCATTGAGGCAGGCGATCGGCCGCGCGCCCATGGTGAACACGTCGCGCAAAATACCGCCGACACCGGTGGTCGCGCCCTGATAGGGCTCGATGTAGCTCGGATGGTTGTGGCTCTCCATCTTGAACACGATGGCCTGGTTGTCGCCGATGTCGATAACGCCCGCGTTCTCGCCCGGTCCCTGCAGCACCCATGGCGCCTTGGTCGGCAAGCCCCTCAGATGCAACCGCGAGGATTTGTACGAGCAATGCTCGTTCCACATCGCCGAGAAGATGCCCAACTCGGTGAAGCTCGGCACCCGGCCGATCAGCTTGAGGATGCGCTCGTACTCGTCGGGCTTGAGGCCGTGGCTGGCGACGAGTTCGGGGGTGATCTGGGGCTGATTCATGATGCTCTTGCGCTGATGAAGCTTCTTCATAGGGAGATCGGAACAGCGGGAAAAGGCCTTTTTCAGCCCGATTTCGCCCTGTCCCACGATTGCGACGGTCCCGGCCGGAAGCCGCATTTGCGCCCGGCGGATGGATCGGATTTAACACTTTTCGGAGCCAATCCAAGGAGTTCAGACCGTGAATATCGCGACGCCCCCGATCCTGCCGTTTCGCTCGGAGATGCTGACCGCCACCGAGGGCGAATTCGCGGGATGGACCACCTGGAGCCGCGATTCCTTCGAATCCAACAACGGCCCGTTCTGGCACAAGGTCGAGGCCGACGGCCGGGTGCGCTGCGCGTTCCGGGTCGAGAAGAAGCACCTCAACGGCATGAAGAACGTCCATGGCGGCTGCTACATGACCTTCGCGGATTACTGCCTGTTCGCGCTGGCCTCGCGCGAATTGCAGGGCCCGGGCATCACCGTGTCGTTCGGGTGCGAATTCCTCGATGCCGCCCGCGAGGGCGAACGGATCGACTGCGACGGCGAAATGACCCGGATCGGCGGCTCGCTGATCTTCTTGCGCGGCATCCTGAGGTCCGGCGAGCGCCCGCTGTTCACCTTCTCCGGGACCATCAAGCGGGTGAAGAAGCGCGACAGACCGGCGGCGTGAACATGTAGGGTGGGCAAAGGCGCACTTGCGCCGTGTCCACCAACTGCTTCGCAATCTTACACAGCCGCTTTGGTGGGCACGGCACCAATCGCGCTTCGCGCGATCGGGGGCTTTGCCCACCCTGCGAAGCTACTGCATGCTCACCAGCGTCAGATCGACGAACCACGATTGCGGCGACACAAACCCCTTCACCTTGCTGCTCATCGCCCGCGGGTTGAGATCGTGGACGATGTAGAGCCAGGGCGGGTTGTCGACGAGGCGCTCATGGGCCTTGCGATAGGCCGTCGAGATCACCTTGGGATCGGTGGCCTCTGCCAGCGTCTTCAGGGCATCCTCGAAATCGTCGTCTTTCCACTGCTCGAAATTGAAGCCCTTCGGCGAGAAGTTGGCGGCGGCAAAATAGCGCGCCATGATGCCAACGTCGGACGATGGCGACGAGATGTTGAGCGCCAGCGCGCCCTGCAGGGCCGGCGCATCCGGCGTGGCGCGCGCGGCGTTGAGCAGCACCTGCCATTCGATGACGTCGAACTCTACCTTGACGCCGCAGGCTTCCTTCAAATTCTGCTGCAGAAACTCGTTCATCACCAGCGGCAGCATCTGGCCGGAGCCGGAGGAGGACATCTGCACCTTGAACGACAGCGGTTTCGCCGCGGTGAAGCCGGCTTCCGCCAGCATCGCCTTGCCCTTGGCCGGATCGTACTTGTAGTGGTTCACGGGACTGCCGAAGTTGGGATCGCTGGTTTTCAGCCAGCCCGCTGACGGCTCTGCGGTGCCTGACAGCAGCGAAACCAGCCCTTCGCGGTCGATGCAGTAGTTCAGCGCCTGCCGCACCTTGACGTCCTTGAACGGGCTGTTGGTGGCGCCGATGTTGTAGAACCACGGCCAGACATGCGGATAGGAGCCGGTGGTGATGGTGAAGCCAGCCGACTTCAGCGAGGCGATGCCGTCGGGTGGCGGCACCTCGATCCAGTCGACCTGGCCGGAGCGCAACGCGGCGAGCCGCGAATTGACTTCCGGGATGGGCAGCAGCACGACGCT is drawn from Nitrobacteraceae bacterium AZCC 2146 and contains these coding sequences:
- a CDS encoding low temperature requirement protein LtrA (product_source=COG4292; cog=COG4292; pfam=PF06772; transmembrane_helix_parts=Inside_1_23,TMhelix_24_46,Outside_47_50,TMhelix_51_73,Inside_74_85,TMhelix_86_103,Outside_104_112,TMhelix_113_135,Inside_136_141,TMhelix_142_159,Outside_160_168,TMhelix_169_191,Inside_192_211,TMhelix_212_231,Outside_232_235,TMhelix_236_258,Inside_259_278,TMhelix_279_301,Outside_302_315,TMhelix_316_338,Inside_339_344,TMhelix_345_362,Outside_363_365,TMhelix_366_388,Inside_389_399), encoding MAQIGHTGKLLRERKPHAHNRVTNAELFFDLVFVFAITQISHFLLAHFTPLGALQSTILMLAVWWVWVYTSWITNWLDPEQTAVRLMLFVLMIAGLLLSTSIPKAFEGRGLAFAVAFAAMQVGRTAFFTWSLPAAHENLRRNFLRILIWLSVSGVFWIAGGFAEDQARLALWIAALLIEYAGPVSLFWVPVLGASATADWDVEGGHMAERCAGFIIIALGESIVVTGATFADIAWTATTMVAFAVATIGSIAMWWVYFHIGAEFGSERISHSEDPGRLARLAYTYLHLPIVAGIVISAVGDEVLLAHPDGHTDIKAAITMIGGPLLFLVGMLLFKLSVRGRWQLSHLVGIAALAVLIPFAHALSPLMLSAATTLIMLVVAVWEAWSLGSNAAHSDATSA
- a CDS encoding stress-induced morphogen (product_source=COG0271; cath_funfam=3.30.300.90; cog=COG0271; pfam=PF01722; superfamily=82657); its protein translation is MPMDAHDIETMIKAAIPDAEVTIRDLAGDGDHYAATVISESFRGKSRVAQHQIVYQSLKGQMGGVLHALALQTGVPEA
- a CDS encoding phosphoribosylformylglycinamidine synthase II (product_source=TIGR01736; cath_funfam=3.30.1330.10,3.90.650.10; cog=COG0046; ko=KO:K23269; pfam=PF00586,PF02769,PF18072; superfamily=55326,56042; tigrfam=TIGR01736); translated protein: MRLPAGTVAIVGQGEIGLKKAFSRCSDLPMKKLHQRKSIMNQPQITPELVASHGLKPDEYERILKLIGRVPSFTELGIFSAMWNEHCSYKSSRLHLRGLPTKAPWVLQGPGENAGVIDIGDNQAIVFKMESHNHPSYIEPYQGATTGVGGILRDVFTMGARPIACLNALSFGAPEHPKTRHLVSGVVAGVGGYGNSFGVPTVGGQMRFHTRYDGNNLVNAMAVGLADADKIFLAAASGVNMPIVYLGSKTGRDGIHGASMASAEFDEDSAEKRPTVQVGDPFAEKLLLEACLEIMAADCVIAIQDMGAAGLTCSAVEMGAKGDLGVELNLDTVPTREPGMSAYEMMLSESQERMLMVLKPEKEKQAEEIFKKWGLDFAIVGYTTPTMRFVVKHGGEVMVDLPIKELGDEAPLYDRPHVPSPVLPVIHARDIAAPLSIADALEKLIATPELCSKRWVWEQYDHVILGNTVQRPGGDAAVVRIEDGPKGLAMTVDVTPRYCEADPYQGGKQAVAEAWRNITAVGGKPLAITDNLNFGNPERPEIMGQFVGCLKGIAEACTALDFPVVSGNVSLYNETNGRGILPTPSIGGVGVLDDFTKSATLAFKAEGEAILLIGATEGWLGQSVYLRDICGREEGAPPPVDLATEKRNGDVVRGMIHAGTATAVHDVSDGGLLIALTEMAIASGIGAKLDAAPEAVVPHAWWYGEDQARYVVTVPESALLSVLTKLKAVEVPCVQIGVTGGVEVAIANERAVHVKALHHAHESWLPNYMAGKAS
- a CDS encoding dimethylhistidine N-methyltransferase (product_source=TIGR03438; cog=COG4301; pfam=PF10017; superfamily=53335; tigrfam=TIGR03438) yields the protein MNVHAPLAQAPLDEQTSAFADDVTEALSQHPKKLSPKYFYDAAGSELFEQITLLPEYYPTRTELDILRARGADIKAIIPKNAALVEFGAGATTKVRLLLNECDFGAYVPVDISGDFLNAQAAELRTDFPDLNVFPVTADFTAPFELPDAGKAMPKVGFFPGSTLGNFEPHEACGFLRSARAILGQGALMLIGIDLEKDERLLHAAYNDAAGVTGRFNMNVLVRINRELGGNFDLSAFAHRAIYNRERHRIEMHLISKKPQTVRVLGRSFTFRAGESIHTESSYKYSLERFAALAKGSGWTPKASWTDADKQFSVHALVASE
- a CDS encoding surface polysaccharide O-acyltransferase-like enzyme (product_source=COG3274; cog=COG3274; pfam=PF01757; superfamily=55729; transmembrane_helix_parts=Inside_1_12,TMhelix_13_35,Outside_36_59,TMhelix_60_82,Inside_83_94,TMhelix_95_117,Outside_118_142,TMhelix_143_165,Inside_166_185,TMhelix_186_208,Outside_209_217,TMhelix_218_240,Inside_241_251,TMhelix_252_274,Outside_275_293,TMhelix_294_316,Inside_317_332,TMhelix_333_352,Outside_353_361,TMhelix_362_384,Inside_385_390) produces the protein MSDRNAALDRARTFITLLVLANHAVVAYTAFGRFYPNHYLWSSAPIVDSQRWIGFNVLTLFNDAFFMCLMFLLSGLFVWPSLQRKGVGNFLRDRAFRLGLPFLALIFILMPIAYYASFKLSSTKLGFIDFWLGNFRQGIWFDGPGWFIWFLLFLDLLAIPVFYFAPGLIDAINRLSLKSFQRPALFAGALAIVSVIAYVPLLFQVGAVRWFNWGPLQVQLSRVVLYGVFFFAGMGIGAAHLDQGLLAKTGALARRWFVWVIAAAVSFGALAFLVNFRRMRLSNLPGAPPFWWQSSYGVIYALACVAICLAVLALFLRFGQGNKSIFDPVRDDAYGIYVVHYIFVLWLQYALLDAPMSAIPKALIVFVGTLALSWGVTKGLRAIPGAKRVL
- a CDS encoding uncharacterized protein (DUF427 family) (product_source=COG2343; cog=COG2343; pfam=PF04248; superfamily=101278) — translated: MKLPGPDHPITITPSPKHVRVLAGDIVIADTTQALTLKEASYPAVLYIPRADANLKLVARTDRVTHCPYKGDANYYSINAGGKVLENAIWTYETPFPAMTEIKDYLAFYPDKVRIEEVPG
- a CDS encoding ergothioneine biosynthesis protein EgtB (product_source=TIGR03440; cath_funfam=3.90.1580.10; cog=COG1262; pfam=PF03781,PF12867; superfamily=109854,56436; tigrfam=TIGR03440); the protein is MTKPASAAAPMAAPAASLFSDSGSLAQKLGDAFLVVRNETERRAASLSPEDQLVQSMPDASPAKWHRAHVTWFWEQFLLGEHAPGYKPYHPDYAYLFNSYYVSAGPRHARAQRGHLTRPGADEVTAYRKHVDAAVIKFFNETDDDKLTSLIPLLEVGFNHEQQHQELMLTDILHAFAQNPIPPAYDPAWRFPESNRLGEEWLTLTEGIHTIGHQSDSFHFDNEKPAHRALVGPVKLARNLVTNGEWLQFMEAGGYATPTLWLMDGFAAATNEEWQAPGHWRKIDGEWQIMTLGGLKPIDPAAPVCHVSYYEADAYARWSGKHLPTEMEWEVAARAGGLNDAFGIVWQWTRSSYAAYPGYRAIEGALGEYNGKFMVNQLVLRGSSLATPEGHSRISYRNFFYPHHRWQFTGLRLADYGG
- a CDS encoding acyl-coenzyme A thioesterase PaaI-like protein (product_source=COG2050; cath_funfam=3.10.129.10; cog=COG2050; pfam=PF03061; superfamily=54637), giving the protein MNIATPPILPFRSEMLTATEGEFAGWTTWSRDSFESNNGPFWHKVEADGRVRCAFRVEKKHLNGMKNVHGGCYMTFADYCLFALASRELQGPGITVSFGCEFLDAAREGERIDCDGEMTRIGGSLIFLRGILRSGERPLFTFSGTIKRVKKRDRPAA
- a CDS encoding peptide/nickel transport system substrate-binding protein (product_source=KO:K02035; cath_funfam=3.10.105.10,3.90.76.10; cleavage_site_network=SignalP-noTM; cog=COG0747; ko=KO:K02035; pfam=PF00496; superfamily=53850), encoding MPIRHATKALALAALMLAQPAVAETTLRIAMTASDIPTATGMPNNGFEGMRFMGYPIFEGLVLWDLTRTDQLATLRPGLAEKWEQAADDNKTWIFHLRQGVKFHDGTDFNADAVIWNLDRFFKNDSPQFEVAASAISRSRVPLMGSYKKVDDSTISMTTTSAASYFPYMAVYLLFTSPTSFAKAGDWTKVATLPAAGTGPFRIIKVVPRERVELARNDGYWDASKKAKVDSVVLLPIPEVNSRLAALRSGQVDWIEVPPPDGIASLKSAGFTITTGSYPHVWPWFYNIGATNSPFKDVKVRQALNYCIDREGLVSLLSGTAEPSAGWLKTSDPNFGSPVNHYKYDPAKGKAMLAEAGFTAAKPLSFKVQMSSSGSGQMLPLVMNEFLQQNLKEACGVKVEFDVIEWQVLLNAARATPDAPALQGALALNISSPSSDVGIMARYFAAANFSPKGFNFEQWKDDDFEDALKTLAEATDPKVISTAYRKAHERLVDNPPWLYIVHDLNPRAMSSKVKGFVSPQSWFVDLTLVSMQ